One part of the Candidatus Borreliella tachyglossi genome encodes these proteins:
- a CDS encoding PTS transporter subunit EIIC yields the protein MKNLQNLGKAVQTPAAVLPIAGLLLGFGYLIIEATDPSGMLRQLGKLMEQSGGAILGNLPILFAIGTGMGLSKSNKAAAALGGAVGYLILNAGLSTFTITINEKVEPVNMSVLGGIIVGITSAMLSDRVVGWKIPQFLGFFSGQRLVPIMNGILSVVLAVTFGFLWAPLQIAINQVGNWMVEAGHLGLFVFGFLNRLLIITGLHQLLNTLVYFVFGDYTTPDGSIVQGEITRYLNGDPSAGTFTAGMYPMMLFGLPGAAIAMYLTSRKEKREEVGGLLFSASLTAFLTGITEPIEYTFMLIAPFLYLIHAILTGISLIITNIFGVHIAFALSAGVIDYFLMFPKSTNALLIFPIGLGIGATYFIIFITLIKIFKIKTPGREDATGEQLISKDISNISEKEAFEAVIEALGGLHNIKTVDACFTRLRVDVEDGKLVNKDLMKSLGASGTIIASGNQAQAIFGAKSEHIANYIKSKI from the coding sequence ATGAAAAATTTGCAAAATCTGGGAAAAGCCGTTCAAACTCCTGCAGCCGTATTGCCAATTGCTGGACTTTTACTTGGATTTGGATACTTAATCATAGAAGCTACAGACCCCTCTGGAATGCTGAGACAACTTGGAAAATTAATGGAACAATCAGGTGGTGCTATTCTTGGGAACTTGCCAATACTATTTGCAATTGGAACTGGAATGGGGTTATCTAAAAGCAATAAGGCGGCAGCAGCTCTCGGAGGAGCAGTGGGCTATCTAATTTTAAATGCAGGACTATCTACATTTACGATAACAATTAACGAAAAAGTAGAGCCTGTTAATATGTCCGTCTTGGGAGGTATTATTGTAGGAATAACTTCGGCTATGCTTAGTGACAGAGTAGTAGGCTGGAAAATACCACAATTTTTAGGATTTTTCTCCGGACAAAGACTGGTACCAATAATGAATGGAATACTGTCTGTAGTACTTGCCGTAACATTTGGTTTCCTATGGGCACCACTACAAATCGCTATTAACCAAGTTGGTAACTGGATGGTAGAAGCTGGACATTTAGGGTTATTTGTATTTGGTTTCTTAAATAGGCTCCTTATAATAACAGGCCTACACCAGCTCTTAAATACTTTAGTTTACTTTGTATTCGGAGACTACACCACACCTGACGGAAGTATAGTTCAAGGAGAAATTACAAGATATTTAAATGGAGACCCAAGCGCTGGAACATTCACAGCTGGAATGTATCCAATGATGCTATTTGGACTGCCAGGTGCGGCTATTGCAATGTACCTAACATCTAGAAAAGAGAAAAGAGAAGAAGTAGGTGGTCTTTTATTCTCAGCATCACTTACTGCATTTTTGACAGGAATTACAGAACCAATAGAATACACATTCATGTTAATAGCACCTTTCCTTTACCTAATACATGCTATCCTAACCGGTATATCATTAATCATTACTAATATATTTGGAGTACACATAGCGTTTGCACTATCAGCAGGAGTAATAGATTACTTTTTAATGTTTCCAAAATCAACTAACGCATTGCTAATATTCCCAATAGGACTTGGAATTGGAGCTACTTACTTCATTATTTTCATAACACTAATCAAAATATTTAAAATCAAAACACCAGGTCGTGAAGACGCTACTGGAGAGCAATTAATCTCTAAGGATATCTCTAATATTTCTGAAAAGGAAGCTTTTGAGGCAGTCATTGAAGCCCTTGGAGGGTTGCACAATATAAAAACTGTTGATGCATGTTTTACAAGACTTCGAGTAGATGTAGAGGATGGCAAATTAGTAAACAAAGATTTAATGAAAAGTCTTGGTGCAAGCGGAACAATCATCGCATCGGGCAATCAAGCTCAAGCAATATTCGGAGCGAAATCCGAACATATTGCAAATTATATAAAATCAAAAATTTAA
- a CDS encoding YicC/YloC family endoribonuclease encodes MKSMTGFFHLEKIVANYMFSINLKSYNGKFLEFKFKLPEVLYPYELEIKNLISSYISRGNVFLSVGYKEIVPNIDFNLNPNYVEAIARLRDKLLHSNLNIKDEISLGDFLSLKGALVINEDDGNQGMIYSTFKGVLEETLLSYDKSRIFEGENTKQDIVSILALIQEDLECLKKSQNSINTKLFVTLKENLLKLLDDVNNINIAEEAAKMSIRLDINEEIVRLYSHIGNFYKSIKSEVCGKILEFLTQEMHREITTMSNKAIDLDVRNLVLNMKLNLEKIKEQVRNIE; translated from the coding sequence ATGAAAAGCATGACAGGATTTTTTCATTTGGAAAAAATTGTTGCAAATTATATGTTTAGTATTAATTTGAAATCTTATAATGGTAAATTTTTAGAATTTAAATTTAAATTGCCTGAGGTTTTATATCCTTATGAGCTTGAGATAAAAAATCTTATTTCAAGCTATATTAGTAGGGGTAATGTTTTCTTAAGTGTAGGATACAAGGAAATAGTTCCAAATATCGATTTTAATTTAAATCCTAACTATGTTGAGGCTATTGCTCGACTTAGAGATAAATTATTGCATAGTAACTTAAATATTAAGGATGAAATAAGTCTTGGTGATTTTTTGTCTTTAAAGGGAGCTTTAGTTATTAATGAGGATGATGGAAATCAGGGGATGATTTATAGTACTTTTAAGGGGGTTTTAGAAGAAACTTTATTAAGTTATGATAAGAGCAGAATTTTTGAGGGTGAGAATACAAAGCAAGATATCGTTTCGATTCTTGCTTTAATACAGGAAGATTTAGAATGTTTAAAAAAATCCCAGAATAGCATAAATACTAAACTATTTGTGACTTTAAAGGAAAATCTACTTAAGTTATTGGATGATGTTAATAATATTAATATTGCAGAAGAGGCTGCTAAAATGTCAATCCGATTAGACATTAATGAGGAAATAGTGAGATTATATTCACATATAGGTAATTTTTATAAAAGCATAAAGAGTGAGGTATGTGGTAAGATATTGGAGTTTCTTACTCAGGAAATGCATAGAGAAATTACAACAATGAGCAACAAAGCAATTGATCTTGACGTTAGAAATTTAGTTTTAAACATGAAATTGAATTTAGAGAAAATAAAAGAACAGGTAAGGAATATTGAATGA
- the miaA gene encoding tRNA (adenosine(37)-N6)-dimethylallyltransferase MiaA: protein MKKDKIVFIFGPTAVGKSDILFNFPKGVAEIINVDSVQVYKEFDIASCKPSRELQAHIKHHLVDFLAPTEEYTLGVFYKEAWRIIDNLREHMKIPIFVGGSAFYFKHLQYGMPSTPAITSEIRNYVDNLLNMRGKNYLLEELKRVDFKRYESISKNDIYRIKRSLEVYYQTCIPISQFLGRGQMLENVLSIGLRRPMEEMKVRIIARVKNMIDYGLLEEIKRLLAKGYDETTPAFKGIGYREFLLWKSRPYCMLNDIISLINKNSFLYVKRQMAFFDKIPNVLWFHPDDDLGEILSLIFG, encoded by the coding sequence TTGAAGAAAGATAAAATAGTTTTTATATTTGGACCTACGGCTGTAGGTAAGAGTGATATTTTATTTAATTTTCCTAAAGGTGTAGCTGAGATAATTAATGTTGATTCTGTTCAAGTATATAAAGAATTTGATATTGCTTCTTGTAAACCTAGTAGGGAGTTACAGGCTCATATCAAGCACCATTTAGTAGATTTTTTGGCACCAACTGAAGAATATACTCTTGGAGTTTTTTATAAGGAAGCATGGAGAATCATAGATAATTTAAGAGAACATATGAAAATACCTATATTTGTAGGAGGATCCGCTTTTTATTTTAAACATTTACAATATGGAATGCCCAGTACGCCAGCTATTACGTCTGAAATAAGGAATTATGTAGACAATCTTTTAAATATGAGGGGAAAAAATTATCTGTTAGAGGAGCTTAAAAGAGTTGACTTTAAGAGATATGAGTCAATAAGTAAAAATGACATTTATAGGATTAAAAGATCCCTTGAAGTTTATTATCAAACATGTATTCCAATTAGTCAGTTTTTGGGAAGAGGTCAGATGCTTGAAAACGTCTTATCTATTGGTTTAAGAAGACCTATGGAGGAGATGAAAGTTAGAATAATAGCTAGAGTTAAGAATATGATTGATTACGGGTTGCTTGAAGAGATTAAGAGGTTATTAGCAAAAGGATATGATGAAACCACTCCGGCTTTTAAGGGAATAGGGTATCGTGAATTTTTATTATGGAAGAGTAGACCTTATTGTATGTTAAATGATATAATAAGCTTGATAAATAAGAATTCATTTTTATATGTAAAAAGACAAATGGCTTTTTTCGATAAAATTCCTAATGTTTTATGGTTTCATCCAGATGATGATTTAGGGGAAATTTTGAGTTTAATTTTTGGTTAA
- a CDS encoding phosphodiester glycosidase family protein yields the protein MESNYVMLKIKNKNLEFIISKPIYDKATNKHYFEGQTTSQFLISNEVDIAINTSPYGIKNNMFYPRGLYIYDKKIIFNERKDYGAIIIKNNEIILNPKDDEIKNSEYGFSGFFPLIKNGKYIKNFKENKHPRTIIGTDKGNSYLYLITVEGRGTNNSKGISLNEAIDLSLSYGIINSINLDGGGSSTLVVKSNSSPYKLNTTSNLFGKERIIPFHLGIKLPNQ from the coding sequence ATGGAAAGTAATTATGTCATGCTCAAGATTAAAAACAAAAATTTAGAATTCATAATATCAAAGCCTATTTATGATAAAGCAACAAATAAGCATTACTTCGAAGGTCAAACAACAAGTCAATTTTTAATTTCTAACGAAGTGGATATTGCTATTAATACTAGCCCATATGGGATTAAAAACAACATGTTCTATCCTCGTGGTCTATACATATATGATAAAAAAATCATCTTCAATGAAAGAAAAGATTATGGTGCAATTATCATCAAAAACAATGAAATAATATTAAACCCTAAAGACGACGAGATAAAAAATTCAGAATATGGCTTTAGTGGCTTTTTTCCTTTAATCAAGAATGGAAAATATATTAAAAATTTTAAAGAAAATAAACATCCAAGAACAATCATAGGTACCGATAAAGGCAATAGTTACTTATACCTCATAACAGTCGAGGGAAGAGGTACTAACAATAGCAAAGGAATCTCCTTAAATGAGGCAATAGACCTATCGCTCAGCTACGGCATAATCAACTCTATTAACCTAGATGGAGGTGGCTCAAGTACACTTGTAGTCAAATCAAACAGTTCCCCCTATAAACTTAATACCACATCTAATCTTTTTGGAAAAGAAAGAATAATCCCTTTTCACTTAGGAATAAAATTACCTAATCAATAA
- the cmk gene encoding (d)CMP kinase: MRIAVSSKSGCGNTTISEMLAKYYGLKLINYTFHDIAREKNIPFDTFYEKEIIGRNDYYWDEYLDNKLLEFSKEDNTVLASRLAIWLSKNADFKIYLYAKIEVRAERIISREGGMYSDILSTTFNRDSHDSKRYLSAYNINVDNYLDVADLIVDTTDRSANRVFDLIKSELGKRGLYRLNK; this comes from the coding sequence ATGAGGATAGCTGTTTCTAGTAAGAGTGGTTGTGGAAATACAACCATTAGTGAAATGCTTGCAAAGTATTATGGTCTAAAGCTTATCAATTATACTTTCCATGATATTGCTCGAGAGAAGAATATACCTTTTGATACATTTTATGAGAAGGAGATAATAGGTAGAAATGATTATTATTGGGATGAATATCTTGATAATAAGTTATTAGAGTTTTCAAAGGAGGATAATACAGTTCTGGCGTCTCGTCTTGCAATTTGGCTTTCAAAGAATGCTGATTTCAAGATATATCTTTATGCTAAAATAGAAGTTAGAGCTGAAAGAATAATAAGTAGAGAAGGTGGTATGTATTCTGATATTCTAAGCACTACTTTTAATAGGGATTCTCATGATTCAAAGAGATATTTATCTGCGTATAATATAAATGTTGATAATTATTTGGATGTAGCTGACTTAATAGTTGATACAACCGATAGGTCTGCGAATAGAGTTTTTGATTTAATCAAAAGTGAACTAGGGAAGAGGGGTTTATATAGGTTAAATAAATGA
- a CDS encoding DNA-directed RNA polymerase subunit omega: protein MRMPLEKIQDFDGNYYELVMAVIIRTDQIIDKISLAEHAISDEKVVGEAFNDILTGKFTYSIEER, encoded by the coding sequence ATGAGGATGCCTTTAGAAAAAATACAAGATTTTGATGGTAATTATTATGAACTTGTTATGGCAGTAATAATTCGCACAGATCAGATTATTGATAAGATTTCTTTAGCAGAGCATGCTATTTCTGATGAGAAGGTAGTTGGCGAAGCTTTTAATGATATATTAACAGGTAAATTCACATATTCAATTGAAGAAAGATAA